The following coding sequences are from one Candidatus Acidiferrales bacterium window:
- the zwf gene encoding glucose-6-phosphate dehydrogenase produces MEAQIDPHLFVIMGATGDLVGRKLLPSLNNLIARNALGPKSVILGVGIETDLDDASFRAKCRGDLEGENIPKDQIANVTSENRLFYQTIGKGTDEEYKTLSSRVANIEKQFGLPGNRVFYLALPPKVFPLAIAGLGKAGLNKSNGWIRLVIEKPFGRDLKSAQDLNRVVHAHFEEEQVYRIDHYLGKETVQNLLVFRFANALFEPQWNRDRVESVEITVAESLGVEHRAGYYETAGALRDMVQNHLTQLATLAAMEVPEAFHAESIRREKVKVLHSVLPVRVEDVILGQYTAGTIGGKPVPGYREEPGVANDSQTETFVAMRLEIENWRWHGVPFFLRTGKRLAAHASQIVVNFRRPPVWIFKPFGADDIQSNSLVITIQPDEGFDLYFEIKAPGQDVKIQRSDLHFRYSEEFGPLPEAYETLLLDVFRGDSTLFVSDDWVEASWKLYTPLLEEKPKVVPYAAGSWGPAEADNLLKDLGRTWTKA; encoded by the coding sequence ATGGAAGCGCAAATTGATCCGCATTTATTCGTGATTATGGGCGCAACCGGTGATTTGGTCGGGCGGAAACTTTTGCCTTCATTAAATAACTTGATCGCGCGGAACGCCCTGGGTCCCAAAAGTGTGATTCTTGGCGTTGGTATCGAGACGGATTTGGACGATGCAAGCTTTCGGGCGAAATGCCGTGGTGACCTGGAAGGAGAAAACATTCCGAAGGATCAGATTGCAAACGTAACTTCGGAGAATCGCTTGTTTTATCAAACGATCGGAAAGGGAACCGATGAGGAATACAAGACACTTTCCAGTCGCGTTGCAAACATCGAGAAGCAATTTGGCTTGCCAGGGAATCGCGTTTTTTATTTGGCCCTGCCACCAAAGGTTTTTCCTTTGGCGATTGCCGGGCTGGGAAAAGCAGGTTTGAACAAAAGCAACGGCTGGATTCGGCTGGTGATCGAGAAGCCGTTTGGAAGGGATTTGAAGTCCGCGCAGGATTTAAACCGCGTGGTGCACGCACATTTCGAGGAAGAACAGGTCTATCGCATCGATCATTATCTTGGCAAAGAGACGGTGCAGAATTTATTGGTTTTCCGTTTTGCAAATGCACTTTTCGAGCCGCAATGGAATCGTGATCGAGTCGAGAGTGTGGAGATCACCGTCGCGGAGTCGTTGGGCGTGGAGCATCGCGCCGGATATTACGAGACCGCTGGCGCGCTGCGAGATATGGTGCAAAACCATTTGACGCAACTCGCGACTCTTGCGGCCATGGAAGTGCCAGAGGCGTTTCACGCAGAGTCCATTCGGCGGGAGAAAGTGAAGGTCTTGCATTCGGTGTTACCCGTTCGCGTGGAAGATGTGATTCTGGGCCAGTACACGGCTGGAACGATTGGCGGAAAACCTGTGCCGGGATACCGCGAGGAGCCTGGCGTGGCGAATGATTCGCAAACGGAGACTTTTGTCGCCATGCGCCTGGAAATCGAAAACTGGCGCTGGCACGGCGTGCCGTTTTTTCTTCGCACGGGGAAACGATTAGCGGCGCACGCGAGCCAGATTGTGGTGAATTTTCGACGGCCGCCGGTCTGGATTTTCAAACCGTTTGGAGCCGATGATATTCAATCGAATTCACTGGTCATCACAATCCAGCCCGACGAGGGGTTCGATCTTTATTTCGAAATCAAGGCCCCGGGGCAGGACGTTAAGATACAGCGAAGCGATTTGCATTTCCGGTATTCAGAGGAATTTGGGCCTCTGCCAGAGGCGTACGAAACCTTGCTGCTCGATGTGTTCCGCGGCGATTCGACGTTGTTTGTCAGCGACGATTGGGTCGAGGCGTCGTGGAAACTCTATACGCCGCTGCTCGAGGAGAAGCCGAAGGTTGTGCCGTATGCGGCGGGGAGTTGGGGCCCGGCGGAGGCAGATAACTTGTTGAAGGATCTGGGACGAACGTGGACAAAGGCCTGA
- a CDS encoding HAD family phosphatase: MLCKREVEMTPVTAVFSDVGGVILSNGWDRAARREAAVKFHLDWEDFEDRHELMLNAFEIGEASLDAYLDRVVFYRDRSFTKKDFADFIYAQSQPIPETLEVLRRLAATGNYLLGSLNNESRDLNEYRIRRFNLRKYFDVFLSSCYLGVRKPDAAIYHLALSITQRVAEECVFIDDRGLNLECAREMGMRTIHFRHATQMEEELRKYGVEFA, encoded by the coding sequence TTGTTGTGCAAGCGCGAGGTAGAAATGACGCCAGTAACAGCGGTATTTTCGGATGTCGGCGGGGTAATTCTCTCGAATGGTTGGGACAGAGCTGCGCGGCGCGAGGCGGCGGTAAAATTCCATTTGGATTGGGAGGATTTTGAAGACCGGCACGAGCTGATGCTGAACGCATTCGAGATTGGGGAAGCAAGCCTCGATGCCTATTTGGACCGGGTCGTTTTTTATCGCGACCGGTCGTTTACCAAGAAAGATTTCGCAGATTTTATTTATGCACAGTCGCAGCCGATTCCAGAAACATTGGAGGTACTGCGGCGTTTAGCAGCAACTGGGAATTATTTGTTGGGTTCGCTGAATAATGAGTCGCGCGATTTGAATGAATATCGCATCCGCCGGTTCAATTTGAGGAAATATTTCGATGTGTTTTTAAGTTCGTGTTACTTAGGTGTGCGTAAGCCGGACGCGGCCATTTACCATCTGGCGCTGAGTATTACGCAGCGTGTGGCCGAGGAATGTGTGTTCATCGACGACCGCGGGCTGAATCTTGAGTGCGCACGTGAAATGGGAATGCGCACAATTCACTTTCGTCACGCGACGCAGATGGAGGAAGAGTTGAGGAAATACGGTGTGGAGTTCGCGTAG
- a CDS encoding DUF488 domain-containing protein, translating into MKPLIFTIGHSNRSGGDFLALLRAHKIQRLVDVRTIPKSRHNPQFDGEALAAALRAQQIAYTHLFKLGGLRRADPNSVNTGWINSSFRGFADYMQTREFATALARLEKYAAHKTCAIMCAEAIPWRCHRSLIADALSVRGHAVRHIMTALRADLHELTPFARVRGMQITYPPNKTTLAYAAKRLRLNKGKVFQRKSSHASAERRILRTITKKNK; encoded by the coding sequence ATGAAGCCTCTCATTTTCACCATCGGCCATTCGAACCGTTCCGGAGGCGACTTCCTCGCGCTTCTGCGCGCCCACAAGATTCAACGCCTCGTCGATGTGCGGACAATCCCGAAGTCCCGTCACAATCCACAATTCGACGGCGAAGCACTGGCCGCGGCGCTTCGCGCGCAGCAGATCGCTTACACGCATCTGTTTAAGCTCGGCGGCTTGCGGCGCGCCGACCCCAATTCTGTAAACACAGGCTGGATCAACTCAAGTTTTCGCGGCTTTGCCGATTACATGCAGACTCGCGAATTCGCCACGGCGCTCGCCCGCCTGGAAAAATATGCCGCTCATAAAACCTGCGCCATTATGTGCGCGGAGGCCATCCCCTGGCGTTGCCACCGTTCTCTCATCGCGGACGCACTCAGTGTGCGCGGCCATGCTGTCAGACACATTATGACTGCCCTGCGCGCCGACCTCCACGAGTTGACGCCTTTCGCGCGCGTCCGCGGAATGCAAATCACTTATCCGCCGAACAAAACTACGCTCGCCTATGCCGCCAAGAGGCTTCGGTTGAACAAAGGAAAAGTTTTCCAGCGTAAAAGCTCGCATGCTTCAGCTGAAAGAAGAATCCTAAGGACAATTACGAAGAAAAATAAGTAA
- a CDS encoding beta-N-acetylhexosaminidase, with protein sequence MKLRNAWICSVAILAGAICAQSARAADLKLIPQPREVKEMGGAAFTVTRHTRVVVERSMGGANSQGAQMLAEEITRWTGWKPRITDAKEMPGGSDFIYIGDAMEDAKLRNALRTSGLAMHKEFDTQGYAISADSHRILVAGASEQGAFYGVQTLRQLLHPAAADGKRAEENLNCPAVTIRDWPAMKWRGVSIDISRGPIPTLAFMENQIRVLAGYKLNLYGLYMEDVFKVEGNELFAPPDALSAQEITELVAYAKKYYVAIVPELETFGHVHNILRYDIYSDLAEIPHGSVLTPTQPGTYDLIQKLVEPMAKLFTGPFFHIGADETFELGQGQTKQLIAEKGLGQVYLAHIAKLDAMLKPYQKQTMFWADIAEKFSDLLPTLPKDLIAVVWAYEPEDSYDNRLAPFQKAGLPIFVSPGISNWRRLYPDFNAAFRNIANLTRDGQKFGAIGILNTEWKDRGEELGGMDWPGLVFGAACGWQAGESSIEQFRDNYDWAFYRNEDHTFEDILNKLAATNTLLNSLKMDATHVRYFWSDPFSQIGANDATTAEPVTHELRVDAERAWESLLENRSKAKMNASTLDDLFFAAKRLDMLGMKFEYTQEMSEAYWTAFLDMKEKSNVMRNLEVLSSINGDLQDLRESLMELRREYSKRWLAENNEGWLENVLVRYDSAAENIQKKIESIDGLEENFSVLGELPSPESMGFYARPNAGSGIH encoded by the coding sequence ATGAAGCTTCGAAACGCATGGATTTGCAGCGTGGCGATTTTAGCAGGCGCAATTTGTGCGCAGTCGGCGCGCGCCGCAGATTTGAAGTTGATACCACAGCCTAGAGAAGTGAAAGAAATGGGCGGCGCCGCCTTCACAGTGACCCGGCACACACGCGTTGTAGTTGAGAGGTCCATGGGCGGAGCAAATTCCCAGGGCGCGCAAATGTTAGCCGAAGAAATCACACGATGGACAGGCTGGAAGCCAAGAATAACGGATGCAAAAGAAATGCCCGGCGGATCCGATTTTATTTACATCGGCGATGCGATGGAAGACGCGAAGTTGCGCAACGCGCTGCGAACATCAGGTTTGGCGATGCACAAAGAATTCGATACGCAGGGGTATGCGATATCAGCCGACAGTCACCGTATTCTCGTTGCAGGCGCGAGCGAGCAAGGTGCTTTTTATGGTGTGCAAACCTTGCGGCAGTTGCTCCATCCGGCGGCAGCAGATGGAAAGCGTGCGGAAGAAAACTTAAATTGTCCTGCTGTGACGATTCGCGATTGGCCGGCAATGAAATGGCGCGGTGTGAGCATCGACATCAGCCGCGGGCCGATCCCGACGCTGGCGTTCATGGAAAACCAAATTCGCGTGCTCGCGGGATATAAGCTCAACCTCTATGGGTTGTACATGGAGGATGTGTTTAAGGTTGAGGGGAACGAATTATTTGCGCCACCGGACGCCTTGTCGGCGCAAGAAATCACAGAACTCGTCGCATACGCAAAAAAATATTACGTCGCGATTGTGCCGGAGCTCGAAACCTTTGGTCATGTACATAATATTTTGCGTTACGACATTTATAGCGACCTGGCCGAGATCCCTCACGGCTCGGTGCTGACGCCGACTCAACCGGGAACGTACGACTTGATTCAGAAGTTAGTCGAGCCGATGGCAAAGTTATTCACTGGACCGTTTTTTCACATCGGTGCGGATGAAACATTTGAACTTGGCCAAGGGCAAACCAAACAACTCATTGCAGAAAAAGGCCTCGGCCAAGTGTATCTCGCGCACATCGCGAAGCTAGATGCGATGCTGAAGCCGTACCAGAAGCAGACCATGTTTTGGGCGGACATCGCCGAAAAGTTTTCCGACCTTCTGCCGACTTTGCCGAAGGACTTGATTGCCGTAGTTTGGGCGTACGAGCCGGAGGATTCGTACGACAATCGGCTCGCACCGTTTCAAAAAGCCGGGCTGCCGATTTTTGTTTCGCCGGGGATTTCCAACTGGCGACGACTGTATCCTGATTTCAACGCGGCTTTCCGGAATATCGCGAATTTAACGCGTGATGGTCAGAAGTTCGGCGCGATCGGAATCCTAAATACAGAATGGAAGGATCGCGGCGAAGAACTCGGTGGGATGGATTGGCCAGGTCTGGTATTTGGCGCCGCCTGTGGATGGCAGGCGGGCGAGTCATCCATCGAGCAATTTCGCGACAACTATGACTGGGCGTTTTACCGCAACGAAGACCATACGTTCGAGGACATTCTAAACAAACTTGCAGCTACGAACACACTTCTGAATAGTTTGAAGATGGATGCGACGCACGTCCGGTATTTCTGGAGCGACCCTTTTTCGCAAATCGGAGCCAACGACGCGACGACGGCCGAGCCGGTAACGCATGAATTGCGCGTGGATGCAGAGCGGGCATGGGAATCGCTTCTTGAAAATCGTAGCAAGGCAAAGATGAACGCCAGCACCTTAGACGACTTGTTTTTTGCTGCGAAACGTCTGGATATGCTGGGAATGAAATTCGAGTACACACAGGAAATGAGTGAGGCGTACTGGACTGCGTTCTTGGACATGAAGGAAAAAAGCAATGTGATGAGAAACCTAGAGGTTCTCAGTTCGATCAACGGAGATTTGCAAGACTTGCGCGAGAGCCTGATGGAATTGCGTCGTGAATACAGCAAGCGTTGGCTCGCGGAAAACAACGAAGGCTGGCTGGAAAACGTTTTGGTTCGTTACGATAGTGCGGCAGAAAACATTCAGAAAAAAATCGAAAGCATCGATGGCTTGGAAGAAAACTTCTCGGTCTTGGGAGAGCTTCCTTCTCCGGAGAGCATGGGGTTCTACGCGCGACCCAACGCGGGAAGTGGAATTCATTAG
- a CDS encoding GNAT family N-acetyltransferase, with amino-acid sequence MPAAPGTGYFLKSVRLGFRCWSPDDLPLAISLCCDPDVMRFIGGPYSRAEVQERVAREMACQQANGFQYWPVFLLEGSEFAGCCGLRPYHLDEKIFTLGFHFRPAFWGRGLAEEAGRTIIDYSFGTLGARKLFAGRHPENAGSHRVLEKLGFRRDGEALFARTGLLHLSYWLFPKT; translated from the coding sequence GTGCCTGCTGCGCCCGGGACCGGTTATTTCCTGAAGTCAGTACGGTTGGGTTTTCGATGCTGGTCGCCTGACGACCTTCCCCTTGCGATTTCTCTTTGCTGCGATCCCGATGTGATGCGCTTCATCGGCGGCCCGTATTCGCGCGCCGAAGTGCAGGAGAGGGTGGCGCGCGAAATGGCTTGCCAGCAGGCAAACGGATTTCAATATTGGCCGGTCTTTCTCCTCGAGGGCAGCGAATTCGCGGGTTGTTGCGGATTGCGTCCTTATCATCTCGACGAAAAGATCTTCACGTTGGGATTTCATTTTCGTCCTGCTTTTTGGGGTAGGGGCCTGGCAGAAGAGGCAGGCCGCACAATCATTGACTATTCTTTCGGCACGCTCGGCGCGCGGAAGCTTTTCGCCGGGCGTCATCCCGAGAATGCTGGGTCGCATCGCGTTCTCGAAAAGCTGGGATTTCGCCGTGATGGCGAAGCGCTCTTTGCCCGCACGGGGCTGCTGCATCTGTCGTACTGGCTTTTTCCTAAGACGTAG